The genomic interval TGACCCAAGGCCCCGAGCAACATTTTCGCAGCCCCGAGAAACTCCTCCATAGCGTCGCGGTCGGACCTTGGAAGCGACGGTAGCTGAGGAGAGGCGAAATTTGTAATCTGATACCGACCGGCCTGCTTGGCCATTCCAACCAAGCGGGATTCCAAGTATCGGACATGCGCTTTTGTCAGGTTCTCATCTTTACTGGTGAACGCAACGACTTCAGTCCAGAAGTCTTTACCGAGCATGTGAGAGGACAGCCGATCAATGACAACCTCGGCCTCACCGATGTACACGGCATCGCTACCATCTTCGTCATCCACACCGAAGAGAAAGTAGACCCCAGGGCGATGAACCTCCGGCCAATCGCGTAGGTCCTGAAACCGCGAGCGGGGGCAAGCTAGAGCTTGGCCGCTCCAGTTGGCGATCTCCGCATGCCGGATACCTGCGACGCTTTCGTTCTGGAGGTAAATCTTAATTGTTTTGCCCATGTTGACCGGATTTCTATTTCCCTGTGACAAATGACGAGACTGCAGTAACAAGCTGATCCAATGTGTCTTCACCGAATGAATTATCAGATCTCCAGTCACCTTGCTTTCGCTTCTGGATACCATATTGACCGCCCTTGTCAACAATTCGATAACTTGTCGGCCCAGTCAATACAGGGTCGCCGTCTTCGACGCGCCAGTCGAGGACGCTTGGCCTAAGCTCGCGAAGTTTTGCAAGGAATGCCGCAGTTGTTTGAAACCGTTTGTTAGGATTCAAATGACAAGCTTTTTTTATTAATTTTTTTAATTCCCCTGAAACCCATGGAGGCATTTTATTATAGTCGAGGATTCTTCCTGCGCAGATGAGTTCGCCTATGCATTTATCCACAAAAAAACATTGGTCGGCCGGATCTTTTACCGCTTTTAAATCAGCTCGCTGTTTCACGGTCAAATATGCTAGGTCTTCATATGGCAAATATCCACCAAGGAGCTGAAACATAATCATCCCAGCTTGATATATATCACCCGTAATCCCATACGCTTTATCTACACCGAACGCTTCCGGAGGGCGGTAAAGAAGCGAGTGACCGCATGCAGGAACAGACGTCGCGCCGTCTGGAATTTTTTGTACAGAACCAAAATCTCCAATGACTGCATTGTGGTCATCACCAACATAAATGTTCGCAGGCTTTAGATCACGGTGGACATAATTTTGCGCATGTAGATGGCTCAACCCAGTCAGTATCTGAGCGGTAAAATCCATAGCCGCCACATTTCCTATGGATATTCGCTCAAGAACATCGTCTAGATCGCCATGCGGGCACGTAGGGGTTTGAAAGTAGGCCCACTCGTCATCTAATAGGCCAGCATCAAGAATCTCTAAAACGTTTGGCGCACGGATAGTCGATAGCTGCATTGGTTCAGCATGATAGTCTTTTACCCCTCCCCAATAATAGAATTTTACAGCGATCTCTCGGCCTAAAACTTTGTTAACGCCAAAGAAGACCATACCGTTACCGGCCTTAACATCTTCACGCGTAAATTCGATATTTTTAGACATCAAAATAAGTTGGTCTCGGATTTCTGCCGGCGCATTCACACCTTGAAGGTATAAGCCAGCCATCTCAACCTTTCAATAATGCCACGCGTGCAGTGCGATATGCATCAAGTTGGTACTTGTTTAATCCGACTGGAGTATCTTGGCCATTCTTTTTCTCAAATGCGGAGATTGTGGTGGGAGCTATGAGTACGACGTCCGCCTCATCGACCATCTGAAACAATCCTTCTATTTTGAAGCTGACTGGACCACTTGCAAAACCGCCGGCTTTCATACGCTTCTTTATTGCTATTCTATCAATCTTATTTTCGCGTACGAGTGCAAGAATCACCTGGTAGAAAGATCGCACCTGCTCATTTATTTCGTCGTCCTTCAATGAAATCCGCTTGGTTTCAAGTTCGCAGACGATCACACCGTCGGCACCACCTTCGACTACAACTAGCCGCGCTTCACTCCCGCTGATATCAACACCACATACCTTCATTAGTTGCCCTTTCCGCAAAACAATGCTCGAATTCTACCTTACCCTTGTGTGCGTTAGGAAACGACCGTATGTGAACACCCATCAAACCTGACCGGCTCATGTGTTCAAAAATTACATTTTTGACTTTTGCTCATGTTCAAATGTAATATCATCCTTATTGAACACCCCTGAGCATTCTTTAAAATCAAAAAGGACGAGTAATGGCAATTTTCGGATACGGTCGGGTCAGCACAAAGGAACAGACAACAGAGAACCAGCGACGCGAGATTGAAGCGGCTGGTTATGCGATCGACTACTGGCATGCTGATGAGGGGGTCTCAGGGAAGGTCGCCGCATCGCAGCGCCCACAGTTCGCTAAGATGCTTGGCCAGATCCGTGATGGCGAAACTCTGGTGGTGACGAAACTGGATCGCCTCGGCCGTGACGCCCAGGACGTCGGCTCCACCATCAAAGCACTGGCAGCCCGCCGCATTGAAGTTATCGTCCTGCAGCTCGGCAAACTCGACCTGGCAAGTGCCGCCGGCAAGCTGATGCTGACTATGCTGGCAGCTGTCGCCGAGATGGAGCGCGACCTGCTTGTCGAGCGCACCCAGTCCGGCCTAGCGCGAGCGAGGGCGGAGGGGAAAACCTTGGGACGCCCGACCAGTACAACCGAGGAACAGCGGGCGGCTATGGTGAGCCGGTTCCGTGGAGGGAAGGGGGAATCGATCAGCGCCCTAGCGCGAAACTTCGGTATCTCCAGGGCCAGCATCATGCGAATTGTGAAGCCCGCTGATGCTGCCGACCTTTCTACCTGAGGCTTTTATGGGGGCGTGCCCGCGCTCTCTTAACTGAGCGTTCCCATCGGATCGGAGAAGTCGTCGACATCAACGTTTTTGTGCTCGATCCGCTGGATTAGCTCCGCAGTTCAAGTGGCGTCCGCTGGCAGGCTCATGCTGACCACGTTGGGTGCTGTGGCTGAGATGGAGCCTGACCTGATTGTAGAGCGCACCCAGACGGTAAGACGCTGGGCCGATCCTCTTAAACGACGCCAGCGCAACGGCAGGCGATCGTCAGAGGGGTATTCGCACAAACAGGGCGTTAGCGCCTTGGCGAGGCTATACGGCGTTTCCAGAGCCGCAGTTTTGGCGATCGTGAAAGCACCTGCTTGACGATCTTCTGAGCGCCGGCCAGTAGAGTGGTCTCCAATGCCTTAGTTATCAGTCGACATCTCCTTTCGCGGCCTGCGAAGGGGCGTTGCCGGTTGCGGCGGAATGACTCTCATGGCTGAATCTCCCGCCTCGGCCCATTGCCACTGCAAGCGCGCTTTCACCTGCTGATCAGGTGGTGCCAAGGGAATCAAGTCAAGCGCTTCTTGGAAGCGACCTAGCTGACGACACAGTTCCACTCGCTCCAGGATTCTTGCAGTCGACGGCAGTAGGCCAAGCAAACGTTCCATGTTGGCTCGTGCAGCGTGTTCCTCCAAGGCTGGACCACCGCTTTCCCTACGAAGGTGGTCATTTGAGGCCCACCATAGCTTCCTGCGTAAGTATTCTTCTCGGTCAGGCAGCAAAGGAGCGAGCTGCGCCAGAGAATCGACGTAATCCTGGGCGGTACTGAGGCTGTCAAGACGTTCGGCCTCTCGCATCTCGCGCGGCAACGATGCCCATTCCCGCTCAATCCGAAGCCTGCCGCTCCGATCCCCCGTCAGCAGGTGCCATAGCCTTGACAACCAGCTTATGACGTGCGGCTCCTGATGCTCATCCATCAACGCAATATCGTCGTCCACCCAAACGACGGTACGACACGTCGGGCAGCGCCCAGCAGGGGCACCGAGTCCAGCCCACCACTGTTCATTCTTCCCATCAGACCATTGAGGCACTTCGCCATAGTAGTGCAGCGACGTGAGAGCCGAGCGGGTGAAATATCCAGCACACGCCGGACAGGCATATAACGTAGGTGAGGAAAGTCGAGTCATGAACATATGGTAGCGTTTCTACCCTCAATTGACGCCTCCAATTTGCTCTCGCCCCCTCCCCCCGGGGGGGAGGCAAAGTCGGCCCCCCCTGTCCACATATCTGACCGACCAATCCCGCAAAAATTTTTTAGCGGATAGCGGAAACGGTTTTCTTCGCACGCCTTCGAAGATGTGGATCATTCTTCTTCTAGCTACCGTGCGGCAGTCCCAGATTCTGGTTTGCGGGCACCGCCACGTCGATCATCTTCGGTTTGGGCAAATCAAGTTCGCTCATCAGCTTGCGGAAATCCTCGCGGCTGCGATCGGCCAGCCGGGCATTATGTCGTTTTTCCCAACCGATCGTCGATACGACCTGCCCCTTGTAATCGTGACCTGGCCACATGCGTGTCTCGTCCGATAACGTGAACAGCTTCTTGGTCACGCTGTCATACAGCGCGTCGCTGCTGCCACTCTGGAAGTCTGTGCGTCCGCAACCGTCGATCAGCAGGGTATCGCCGGTGAACACGTTGTTGCGCCAGACGTAGCTCATGCTGCCAGCCGTATGGCCTGGAGTATGCAGGATCTTGATTTCTTCAGCGTCGCCAAAGCGGATGATGTCGCCGTCGTCCAGTTGGACCTCTGCCGGCGAAATGCCGCAGCCGCCTGGAACCGCCGCCTGCGCACCCGTCAATTCGCGTAGCTTGCCAGCCGAAGTGATGTGGTCGGCATGCGCATGCGTTTCCAGCACATAGACAAGTTTTAAGCCAAGACGCTCAAGGTGTCGCAGGTCGCGTTCCCAATGGTGGTCGACAGGGTCGATGATGACAGCGTCATTCGAGCCGGGCGCCGTCAGAATGTATGTGAAGGTCGACGATTCGGTATCGAACAACTGGATGGGATTCAGGTTCATATTGATCTCCTCGATAAATAAACACGGATTAGTTACGACAGCGACTTCGCGATCATCGCGACGGCGACGAGTGCGGAAACGATTGCAAAACCTTTCTGTAGCTGAGGTCCGGCAAGCCGGGCAGCCAGCGAGCGCCCGCCCAGCATTCCCGCCAGCGCACCGGCCGAAAAGGGGAGGGCAATTGACCAATTCATGTGGCCGCTCATGGCAGTTGTACCGACGCCCATCAGTGAGATCAGCGCGATTACAGCGAGGGAAGTTGCAACCGCCGATTTCATGGGCAGGTCGGTATAGCGCTGCAGCGCCGGCACCATGACGAATCCGCCACCCACTCCCAGTAGCCCCGATAGCAGACCGGCAAGGCTTCCCGACAAAGCGAGTGCCTGGGCGCATGGCCTTGTCCAGATGAAGCGGCCGGTGCCGTCGCTGCGCAAGCAGACCGTGTTTCCGGTAGCGGCCGTTGCGACCTTTGTGGATGCCTGCTTGAACGTCTTGATGGCAACGTAAAACAGCACCAGCGCAAACAGAACGGCGAGCCAGTCTGCATCGACCTGCCGCGCTGCCCACAGGCCGGCAGGCGATAGCAGCATGCCGGTTACAGCGATCAGAACGGCGGCGCGATAGCGAACGGTGCCAGCGCGCAGACCCAGCACAGCTCCTAGCGCTGCAGCCATGCCGACTGCCATCAGGCCGATTGGACCTGCTTCGGCAACCGTCACCCCGACGCCAAACATCAGCAGCGGGACGGCCAGGATGCCGCCACCCGCGCCGGTCAAGGCGAGGATCAGCCCGACCACCAGACCGAGAACGAACGACGTCAGCATCTCGACCTCGGGCTTACAGTGAAACGGGCATCATCTTGCCGGCCAAGCGACAAAAAGGGATGCATGTTCAGGCTCCAGCCCGGACACGCGAGCTAGCTACCCGGTCGAGTACCTCGAACAAGGCCATACCGGCCAGCATCGCAAGCGTAAAGATCAACGGTTTCATGCCGCCCGAAGCGAGAGACGCCAATGCCGGGCCGGGGCAATACCCGGCCAATCCCCATCCTGCGCCGAAGGCGAGCGAACCCAGCACCAAGCGACGATCGACCTGCGTGGCCGTCGGCAGGCGCATAGTCGCCCCCAGAAGCGAGCGTTCGCGCTTCCCAGCGAAGGCGAAAGCGATCGTGCCAACCAGAATCGCCCCACCCATGACGAAGGCCAGCGATGGATCCCAGTTGCCAGCGAGGTCGAGGAACCCGACCACCTTGGACGGGTCGGTCATGCCCGAGACAATCAGTCCAAGTCCGAAGACAAGGCCAACCAACAATGCGGCTACGATTTGCATGTCGTTTCCTTTCAAGTAAGTAGATGACGCACGACGTAGACGGTAACGAAGCCAGCAAGCATGAATGCTGCCGTCGCCGCGAGCGAACGAGGTGACCTGCGCGAGATGCCGCAGACACCGTGGCCGCTGGTACAGCCCGAGCCGTAGCGGGTGCCCACGCCGACCAGCAGGCCCGCCGCTATCAAGGTTCCAGTGCTCGCATCGACCGTCACCTCAGGCAACGCAGCGAACAATCCATACAAGACGGGGGCGGCAACCAAGCCTGCCAGGAAGGCACCGCGCCACGCGAGGTCGCCGCGAACTGGTCGTAAGAGGCCGCCGAGGATTCCGCTAATGCCAGCGATCCTGCCGTTCAAAAGGACAAAGGCCGCCGCGGCGAGTCCAATGAGGAGCCCGCCCGCCAGTGCTGTCCAAGGCGTGAAATTCATCCAGTCGATTGTCATTGCGGTACTCCTTTTTCAGGTTGGCAGAACAACTCATATAGAACTCGCATGATCTCCATGGCTTCGCGGCTTTCGATCTTGTAATAGATCTGCTTGCCTTCACGCCGGGTGCTAACGAGCCCTTCCTCGCGCAGCACCCCCAGTTGTTGGGACAAGGTGGGTTGCTGGATCTGCAGCAGCGCCTCGAGTTCGCTGACGCAGAATTCACCCTGCGTTAGCTGGCAGAGCAGGAGGAGGCGGTCGGGATTGCCAAGCACTTTCAGCATGCCGCAGGCACGTGTCGCGGACGCTTGCATCGCTTGCAGATCAAGTTTTTGGTTGTCGCTCATCGTCGATTCCTTATTGCGTTTCGGTATGTCTGGGGATATTATATGACTTTACGATCTATATTTCAATAGATTGTTGTTGGATGACTTTAACAGGAGAGCATATGAACATCCGTTACCTCGACAAAGAGTTCGCGATTGCGCCCCAAGTTGCGCCAGGAGCATTGCCCAACCTGCGTGATGCGGGCATCGCCACCATTATTTGCAACCGTCCCGACGGAGAAGGCAACGATCAGCCCTCGTTTGCCGAGGTGGCAGAGGAGGCCCGGCGGCATGGCGTGGTTGCACACTATCTACCTGTGGTGCCAGGCAAGATTACGCCGCGCGACGTGGAGGCTTTCGCGGCGATCATCGCCGATGCGCCGAAGCCGGTACTCGCTTATTGCCGGACCGGGTTGCGAGCTGAAACTTTGTGGCAGCTGTCCGATGGTCTGCGACAGCGCGGGCAGAGCATGGCGAAGGGCAAGGCCTGACCGATGCCGTTGCTGACCATGCGGGTCATCGATGCCTTGCAGCGCTACCTCATGGATCGGTCGGCGAAATCAGAGATTTTGTCGATTTCCTGCAATCGAAAGAGGGCAGGCGGATCTTTGCGAAGTGGGGTTGGAAAACCTGACCTCCTGCGGCGAAGCATAGTCGCCGGGTCGATTGCGCCCAGTGCCCACAAGGGTCGGCGCTAACTTGCAACAAAGAACGGTGCATTCCGTTCTCATGGATGCGTCTAAGATAACGTTTGGAAGCGATGCCGTTCTCGTGTCCATTGAAGGCCTTTGCGTATGCAAAGGGGGATGTCCCCATTCAGCATTCACTTTCGACAGGAGGTTTCAATGTTTCCGGCAACAACAGAAAAAGCCGAGCGCAATACGTCGGCAGCCGCAATGCAACGATTCGACCAGCAGCTGCGAGAAAACATCGCAAACATCAGAAGTGCGGACAGGGAGGCGATAGAGCGGCGCTTGAACGAACTCGACCGTGAGTGGAATGTCGAGAGGGCAATCGAGCTCGAAGCGCCGAGCATGATTCTCCTTGGCCTGGCCTTGGGTAGCCTGAGCAACCGTAAATGGTTCGCGGTCTCGGCGATGGCAGCGAGCATGGTCATCCTGCACAACCTGCAGGGCTGGTATCCGCTCTTGCCCGTTTTCCGAGCCGCAGGACTGCGTACCGCCGAGGAGATCGAGCAGGAACGCATGGCATTGAAGGCATTGCTGGGTGAAAGATCCAGCCTGACACATTCAATTCATTAAGGAGACGACGATGTTCGCAGCCACCGCCACACAAGTGTCGGGCCATACCTCGGCGCATCTGAACGATCAAATTCGACATGAAACGCAGGAACGGATCGCCGAATATGAACGCAACGACAGGAATGCCTTAATTACCCGCCGCCTCAAGGACTTAGAGCACGAGTGGGATGTCGAGCGTACCCTGCAGACCAATTTCGCTACGCTTTCGCTCGTCGGACTGGCACTTGCTCTCAAGAGCAACAAGCGTTGGCTGGTGCTGGCTGCCGGTGTGCCGGCCTTCATGGTGCAGCACGCGCTGCAAGGCTGGTGTCCACCGCTTCCCGTGTTGCGCAGGCTTGGCGTGCGTACCGCAAGAGAAATCGCCGACGAGCGCTTTGCATTGAAATCGCTGCGCGGCGACTTCGACGAGGTGACGTCCTCGAAGGATCCAGACGCGATCGTCCGTGCGGTCCGCGCATAGGTCCTGACCGGGCCGGGCGGTACTGTTCCACCCGGTATCGATACCATGGAGCGCGGTCTCGACGCGATCGCGCAACTGGTATCAAGCTTCCCGGATGGCCGCTATGCATAGTCCCGAAGAGGGCGTTCCACTGCCGCCGCGGCAGACGCCCTGACATCCCTTGATAGATTAATTGCTCGCCCTTGGCCCAGAGGCTTTCTGGTCAACGACACCTGGAATGTCTTTAGTCGGTCTTGGAAATTTGCCTTTCAGATCGTCCACGCCGGACTGGGGCTTGGCAAGCGCACGCAGATCCGAGCGCCTTTCACGTTTTTCGACCGTGCTGACCTTCAACTGCTTGTCACGGGCCTCACCCAAGCCTGGCATGATTTCACCCTCCCTGTTGAATGACCAGGCAAGCATGGCTTCGCCGAGCGGCATTTTGTCGCCTGGCTC from Massilia sp. Se16.2.3 carries:
- a CDS encoding GIY-YIG nuclease family protein, translating into MGKTIKIYLQNESVAGIRHAEIANWSGQALACPRSRFQDLRDWPEVHRPGVYFLFGVDDEDGSDAVYIGEAEVVIDRLSSHMLGKDFWTEVVAFTSKDENLTKAHVRYLESRLVGMAKQAGRYQITNFASPQLPSLPRSDRDAMEEFLGAAKMLLGALGHKVLEHLVSQPKQLNLPDAPATIESLGDAKIGPVVQEQQPHSPAVFHLRVAGIHARSVRTDEGMVVLEGSDATATTYKSLTGSMAVLRQSLIESGTLAPSESKLRLTQDHLFKSPSQAAGVLAGYSINGREYWKLEDGTTYAQFETQQSKLQLEDLAAK
- a CDS encoding protein kinase, whose amino-acid sequence is MAGLYLQGVNAPAEIRDQLILMSKNIEFTREDVKAGNGMVFFGVNKVLGREIAVKFYYWGGVKDYHAEPMQLSTIRAPNVLEILDAGLLDDEWAYFQTPTCPHGDLDDVLERISIGNVAAMDFTAQILTGLSHLHAQNYVHRDLKPANIYVGDDHNAVIGDFGSVQKIPDGATSVPACGHSLLYRPPEAFGVDKAYGITGDIYQAGMIMFQLLGGYLPYEDLAYLTVKQRADLKAVKDPADQCFFVDKCIGELICAGRILDYNKMPPWVSGELKKLIKKACHLNPNKRFQTTAAFLAKLRELRPSVLDWRVEDGDPVLTGPTSYRIVDKGGQYGIQKRKQGDWRSDNSFGEDTLDQLVTAVSSFVTGK
- a CDS encoding DUF3010 family protein; translated protein: MKVCGVDISGSEARLVVVEGGADGVIVCELETKRISLKDDEINEQVRSFYQVILALVRENKIDRIAIKKRMKAGGFASGPVSFKIEGLFQMVDEADVVLIAPTTISAFEKKNGQDTPVGLNKYQLDAYRTARVALLKG
- a CDS encoding recombinase family protein encodes the protein MAIFGYGRVSTKEQTTENQRREIEAAGYAIDYWHADEGVSGKVAASQRPQFAKMLGQIRDGETLVVTKLDRLGRDAQDVGSTIKALAARRIEVIVLQLGKLDLASAAGKLMLTMLAAVAEMERDLLVERTQSGLARARAEGKTLGRPTSTTEEQRAAMVSRFRGGKGESISALARNFGISRASIMRIVKPADAADLST
- a CDS encoding MBL fold metallo-hydrolase, with product MNLNPIQLFDTESSTFTYILTAPGSNDAVIIDPVDHHWERDLRHLERLGLKLVYVLETHAHADHITSAGKLRELTGAQAAVPGGCGISPAEVQLDDGDIIRFGDAEEIKILHTPGHTAGSMSYVWRNNVFTGDTLLIDGCGRTDFQSGSSDALYDSVTKKLFTLSDETRMWPGHDYKGQVVSTIGWEKRHNARLADRSREDFRKLMSELDLPKPKMIDVAVPANQNLGLPHGS
- a CDS encoding sulfite exporter TauE/SafE family protein; this translates as MLTSFVLGLVVGLILALTGAGGGILAVPLLMFGVGVTVAEAGPIGLMAVGMAAALGAVLGLRAGTVRYRAAVLIAVTGMLLSPAGLWAARQVDADWLAVLFALVLFYVAIKTFKQASTKVATAATGNTVCLRSDGTGRFIWTRPCAQALALSGSLAGLLSGLLGVGGGFVMVPALQRYTDLPMKSAVATSLAVIALISLMGVGTTAMSGHMNWSIALPFSAGALAGMLGGRSLAARLAGPQLQKGFAIVSALVAVAMIAKSLS
- a CDS encoding DUF6691 family protein, which produces MQIVAALLVGLVFGLGLIVSGMTDPSKVVGFLDLAGNWDPSLAFVMGGAILVGTIAFAFAGKRERSLLGATMRLPTATQVDRRLVLGSLAFGAGWGLAGYCPGPALASLASGGMKPLIFTLAMLAGMALFEVLDRVASSRVRAGA
- a CDS encoding YeeE/YedE family protein, with the translated sequence MTIDWMNFTPWTALAGGLLIGLAAAAFVLLNGRIAGISGILGGLLRPVRGDLAWRGAFLAGLVAAPVLYGLFAALPEVTVDASTGTLIAAGLLVGVGTRYGSGCTSGHGVCGISRRSPRSLAATAAFMLAGFVTVYVVRHLLT
- a CDS encoding helix-turn-helix transcriptional regulator, producing the protein MSDNQKLDLQAMQASATRACGMLKVLGNPDRLLLLCQLTQGEFCVSELEALLQIQQPTLSQQLGVLREEGLVSTRREGKQIYYKIESREAMEIMRVLYELFCQPEKGVPQ
- a CDS encoding TIGR01244 family sulfur transferase, translating into MNIRYLDKEFAIAPQVAPGALPNLRDAGIATIICNRPDGEGNDQPSFAEVAEEARRHGVVAHYLPVVPGKITPRDVEAFAAIIADAPKPVLAYCRTGLRAETLWQLSDGLRQRGQSMAKGKA